TAGTTGTAGAAGATGATAAAGGTAGAAGAGAACTATTACTCAAAAAAAATAAATACTCCATCGGCAGAGGAAAAAACTGCGATATTGTAATTCAATCACCCTTTGTATCTCGTCATCATGCCACCATTACTCGCATATTTGATGAGGAAGGTTTTGCCCACTATCATATCATTGATGGTGATGGAGAGGAGTTGAGTGCCAATGGCATTAT
The sequence above is a segment of the Cyanobacterium stanieri PCC 7202 genome. Coding sequences within it:
- a CDS encoding Forkhead-associated protein (PFAM: FHA domain~InterPro IPR000253~KEGG: cyc:PCC7424_3162 FHA domain containing protein~PFAM: Forkhead-associated protein~SMART: Forkhead-associated protein~SPTR: FHA domain containing protein) codes for the protein MTVQPHTSHILVVEDDKGRRELLLKKNKYSIGRGKNCDIVIQSPFVSRHHATITRIFDEEGFAHYHIIDGDGEELSANGIIINGKKVNNVQLKTGDKIVFGPQVFAVYHQSSRDVFPTLPPDDPFDITLIDPAMMSTDFE